A part of Dictyoglomus sp. NZ13-RE01 genomic DNA contains:
- a CDS encoding ketol-acid reductoisomerase — protein MAKVYYDSDVNMDVLKGKTIAVLGYGSQGRAHSNNLKDSGLKVILGLRPNGESWKRAIEEGMEVYDVETAVQRADIIMFLLPDTEQPKLYKEKVAPYLKPNQALGFAHGFNIHFSQIVPPPFVDVFMVAPKGPGPLVRDLYKEGKGVPALFAVHQDYTKTCRDIALAYSKGIGATRAGVLETTFKEETETDLFGEQVVLCGGVTALIKAGFETLVNAGYQPEVAYFECLHELKLIVDLINQGGITFMRKAVSDTAKYGDITRGPRIINDSVKKEMQKILQEIQDGVFAREWILENQVGRPVFNALLKKDEEHLIEKVGKVLRKMMPWLKSE, from the coding sequence ATGGCAAAGGTATATTATGATTCTGATGTTAATATGGATGTTTTAAAGGGTAAGACAATAGCTGTTCTTGGATATGGGAGTCAGGGAAGAGCTCACTCAAATAATTTAAAGGATAGTGGTCTAAAGGTTATATTAGGACTTAGACCAAATGGAGAGTCCTGGAAAAGAGCCATTGAGGAAGGTATGGAGGTGTACGATGTAGAGACTGCAGTTCAAAGGGCGGATATCATTATGTTTCTTCTTCCAGATACAGAACAACCTAAGTTATACAAAGAGAAGGTTGCTCCTTATCTGAAACCAAACCAGGCATTGGGATTTGCACATGGATTTAATATCCATTTTTCCCAGATTGTTCCGCCTCCTTTTGTAGATGTGTTTATGGTAGCTCCAAAAGGACCTGGTCCTCTTGTAAGGGATTTGTATAAAGAGGGTAAGGGAGTACCTGCCCTTTTTGCAGTGCATCAGGACTATACTAAGACCTGTAGAGATATAGCTCTTGCCTACTCCAAAGGAATAGGGGCAACAAGAGCAGGAGTTTTGGAAACTACTTTTAAAGAGGAGACTGAGACAGATCTTTTTGGGGAACAGGTAGTCCTTTGTGGGGGAGTTACCGCTCTTATTAAGGCAGGTTTTGAAACCTTAGTTAATGCGGGATATCAGCCTGAGGTTGCCTATTTTGAATGTCTTCATGAGCTTAAACTGATTGTAGACTTAATAAACCAGGGTGGCATTACCTTTATGAGAAAAGCAGTTAGTGATACAGCAAAGTATGGTGATATAACAAGAGGTCCAAGGATAATAAATGACTCTGTAAAGAAAGAAATGCAAAAAATTCTCCAAGAGATACAGGATGGAGTTTTTGCCAGAGAATGGATCTTAGAGAATCAAGTAGGAAGACCTGTATTTAATGCACTATTAAAGAAAGATGAGGAGCATCTCATAGAGAAAGTGGGTAAAGTTTTGAGAAAGATGATGCCCTGGTTAAAGAGCGAGTAA
- the ilvB gene encoding acetolactate synthase, large subunit, biosynthetic type produces the protein MEMTVAQAIVRFLEEEGVKIVFGYPGGAVITFYDALYNSSIKHVLVRHEQGAAHAADGYARASGKLGVCIATSGPGATNLVTGLATAFMDSSPVLAITGQVRTSALGKDSFQEADTTGITMPITKHNYLVKNPEEVLRVFKEAIFIATTGRKGPVLIDIPADIFAAKINYQYPKDVNLPGFKPTFEPHPLQIKKAVNLIKESKRPVIFAGGGIIASEASEELIKFAEKINAPVVTSLMGKGAIPEDHPLYCGFIGMHGAAYANFTINKSDLIIAIGVRFSDRSTGKIDTFAPEAKIIHIDIDPAEIGENTTPDVPIVGDAKITLQRLYNEVDPKENPEWWKQINEWKEKYPLRYRRKENVIQPQYVIEKIYEITKGEAIIVTEVGQNQMWAAQYYKVKKPRQFITSGGLGTMGFGLPAAIGAKLARPNDIVIDIAGDGSIQMNIQELATAVTEKLPIKIFILNNSCLGMVRQWQELFYNKRYACTLFDFHPDFVKLAEAYSAYGRRVEKVEEVESAIEWALEKNDAPVIIDFMVEREENVFPMVPAGGSIDKMMID, from the coding sequence ATGGAGATGACAGTAGCTCAAGCTATAGTAAGATTTCTGGAGGAGGAAGGGGTAAAAATTGTATTTGGATATCCTGGAGGAGCTGTTATAACATTTTACGACGCTTTATACAATTCCTCTATAAAACATGTATTGGTAAGGCACGAACAAGGTGCCGCTCATGCTGCTGATGGCTATGCGAGAGCAAGTGGAAAATTAGGTGTGTGTATAGCAACTTCTGGACCAGGAGCTACAAATTTAGTAACAGGGCTTGCTACTGCATTTATGGATTCTTCTCCTGTATTGGCAATTACTGGTCAAGTGAGAACATCTGCACTTGGTAAGGATTCATTCCAAGAGGCAGATACTACAGGTATCACAATGCCAATAACAAAACATAATTATCTTGTAAAAAATCCTGAGGAAGTCTTGAGAGTATTTAAGGAGGCAATTTTTATAGCAACTACCGGAAGAAAGGGACCAGTTTTAATAGATATTCCTGCAGATATTTTTGCTGCAAAAATAAATTACCAATATCCTAAGGATGTTAATTTACCTGGATTTAAACCAACTTTTGAACCTCACCCACTGCAAATTAAGAAAGCAGTGAACCTAATAAAGGAATCAAAAAGACCAGTAATTTTTGCTGGTGGGGGAATAATTGCTTCTGAAGCCAGTGAAGAATTAATTAAATTTGCAGAAAAGATAAACGCTCCTGTAGTTACAAGTCTTATGGGTAAGGGAGCAATACCTGAGGATCATCCATTATATTGTGGATTTATTGGTATGCATGGTGCTGCTTATGCCAACTTCACAATAAATAAAAGTGATTTAATAATAGCTATTGGTGTAAGATTTAGCGATAGGTCTACAGGAAAGATTGATACCTTTGCTCCAGAGGCTAAAATCATACACATTGATATAGATCCTGCAGAAATTGGGGAAAATACTACTCCTGATGTTCCAATTGTGGGAGACGCAAAAATAACTTTGCAAAGACTATACAATGAGGTTGATCCAAAGGAAAATCCAGAATGGTGGAAACAGATAAATGAATGGAAAGAGAAGTATCCATTAAGATATAGAAGGAAAGAAAATGTTATTCAGCCCCAATACGTAATTGAGAAGATTTATGAAATTACAAAGGGAGAAGCTATTATTGTCACAGAGGTTGGACAAAATCAGATGTGGGCAGCACAGTATTATAAAGTGAAGAAACCAAGACAGTTTATTACATCTGGTGGTTTAGGTACTATGGGGTTTGGTCTTCCAGCAGCAATAGGGGCAAAGCTGGCAAGACCTAATGATATAGTAATTGATATAGCAGGTGATGGAAGTATTCAAATGAATATTCAGGAGCTTGCAACTGCTGTAACTGAGAAATTGCCAATAAAAATATTCATATTAAACAATAGTTGTCTTGGTATGGTAAGGCAGTGGCAAGAGCTCTTTTATAATAAAAGATATGCTTGTACTCTCTTTGATTTTCATCCTGATTTTGTAAAACTTGCTGAAGCATACAGTGCCTATGGAAGAAGAGTAGAAAAGGTTGAAGAGGTAGAAAGTGCTATTGAATGGGCTTTAGAGAAAAATGATGCTCCTGTAATTATAGATTTTATGGTTGAGAGAGAAGAAAATGTATTTCCAATGGTGCCAGCTGGAGGCTCTATAGATAAGATGATGATTGATTAA
- a CDS encoding acetolactate synthase small subunit, with product MKHTLSILVENKPGVLARVAGLFSRRGYNIESLAVNTTESPNISRITLVVDGDEKVLEQITKQLYKLIVVLKVNDYTDTPVVERELALIRVNSDSNTRRAIIDLVEIFRASIVDVSEKDLVIEVTGDSEKIDAFIKNLEPYGIKEMVRTGKIVMARGMRLNNK from the coding sequence ATGAAACATACTCTCTCCATTTTAGTAGAGAACAAACCCGGAGTATTAGCAAGAGTAGCAGGACTATTTAGTAGAAGGGGTTACAATATTGAAAGTTTGGCTGTAAATACTACAGAATCTCCTAATATATCAAGGATAACCTTGGTTGTTGATGGAGATGAAAAAGTTTTAGAGCAGATCACGAAACAATTATATAAGCTTATTGTAGTATTGAAGGTTAATGATTATACAGATACTCCTGTGGTTGAAAGAGAATTAGCTTTAATTAGGGTAAATTCAGATAGTAATACAAGAAGAGCTATTATAGATTTAGTAGAGATATTTAGAGCGAGCATAGTTGATGTTAGTGAAAAAGACCTTGTTATAGAGGTTACTGGTGATAGTGAAAAGATAGATGCTTTTATAAAAAATTTGGAGCCCTATGGAATTAAAGAGATGGTGCGAACAGGAAAGATTGTGATGGCAAGAGGAATGAGATTAAATAATAAATAA
- a CDS encoding ribonuclease HII, protein MASPKNSHSPIETELQLWQKYKYVAGVDEAGRGCLAGPVFAGAVILPPFSSLPLKDSKSLTPSERKRLFLLIKKEAVAWGYGYAEVEEIEELGILQASLLAMKRAILNLPITPEIVIVDGNKTIPDLSIPQIAVVKADKYCKTVSGASIVAKVLRDDLMEKIDEEYPLYGFKRHKGYPTKEHKKNILTYGPCEIHRKNFKLL, encoded by the coding sequence ATGGCCTCCCCAAAAAATTCACATAGTCCAATAGAGACAGAATTACAGCTTTGGCAAAAATATAAATATGTGGCAGGGGTTGATGAAGCTGGAAGAGGATGTTTAGCAGGACCTGTTTTTGCCGGAGCTGTAATTCTTCCTCCCTTTTCTTCTCTTCCTTTAAAAGACTCAAAAAGTCTAACACCCTCAGAAAGGAAAAGGCTTTTTCTTCTAATTAAGAAAGAGGCTGTGGCATGGGGATATGGATATGCAGAAGTAGAAGAGATAGAAGAACTTGGTATATTACAAGCATCTCTTTTGGCTATGAAAAGAGCCATATTAAACTTGCCAATTACTCCTGAGATTGTTATTGTGGATGGAAATAAAACTATACCTGATCTTTCTATTCCTCAAATAGCTGTTGTTAAAGCGGATAAATATTGCAAAACAGTATCTGGAGCATCAATTGTGGCAAAGGTATTAAGGGATGATCTCATGGAAAAAATTGATGAAGAATATCCCCTATATGGATTTAAGAGGCATAAAGGTTATCCAACTAAGGAGCATAAAAAAAATATTTTAACTTATGGACCTTGTGAAATTCATAGGAAAAATTTCAAATTACTGTGA
- a CDS encoding 2-isopropylmalate synthase: MERIYIFDTTLRDGEQTPGVSLNVEEKLEIAKQLAKLNVDIIEAGFPIASPGEFNAVKTIAEKVKGPVIAGLSRAVQQDIDTAWEALKNAESPRIHTFIATSNIHMEKKLKKTKEEVLEQAVWAVKYAKKYCSDVEFSPEDATRSDFDFLCKVLTEVIKAGATVINIPDTVGYALPWEFGELIKKLMENVENIDKVIVSVHCHNDLGLAVANSLSAIVNGARQVECTINGLGERAGNAALEEIVMALKVRKIGKDTNINTREIYRTSKLVSALTGVMIQPNKAIVGDNAFAHESGIHQHGVIQDPSTYEIMNPTTIGLPQSRIVLGKHSGRHAFEKRLEELGYKLTKEEIDEAFKRFKELADKKKEITDKDIEAIITNGFVKESDKLILKHLQVVSGVGIVPTATVILEKNNEEVHSVETGNGPVDAVYKAIAKAVNIEHSLVDFTLHSITSGTDALGEAIVKISDKKGTLYTGRATSTDVIEASAKAYVKALNNLLTAEEGSEN; this comes from the coding sequence ATGGAAAGAATTTATATTTTTGATACAACCTTAAGAGACGGAGAACAAACTCCAGGGGTAAGCTTGAATGTAGAAGAAAAATTGGAGATAGCAAAACAGTTAGCGAAGCTAAATGTAGATATAATAGAGGCAGGATTTCCCATAGCATCTCCTGGAGAGTTTAATGCTGTAAAAACTATTGCGGAAAAGGTAAAGGGACCAGTTATTGCTGGTCTTTCCCGAGCAGTACAACAAGATATTGATACTGCTTGGGAAGCCTTAAAAAATGCAGAATCTCCCAGGATACATACCTTTATTGCTACTTCAAATATCCATATGGAGAAGAAGTTAAAGAAGACAAAGGAAGAAGTATTAGAGCAAGCTGTATGGGCAGTAAAGTATGCAAAAAAATATTGTAGTGATGTGGAATTTTCACCAGAAGATGCCACAAGGAGTGATTTTGATTTCTTATGTAAAGTATTAACAGAGGTTATAAAGGCTGGTGCAACAGTTATAAATATTCCAGATACTGTAGGCTATGCCTTACCATGGGAATTTGGAGAGCTTATTAAAAAATTAATGGAGAATGTGGAAAATATAGATAAGGTCATTGTTAGTGTTCATTGTCATAATGATTTAGGTCTTGCTGTTGCAAATTCCCTTTCTGCAATTGTAAATGGTGCGAGACAAGTTGAATGTACTATAAATGGTTTGGGAGAGAGGGCAGGTAATGCAGCATTAGAAGAAATAGTTATGGCATTAAAGGTAAGGAAAATTGGAAAGGATACAAATATAAACACAAGAGAGATATATAGGACGAGTAAACTGGTGAGTGCCTTAACTGGAGTTATGATTCAACCAAATAAAGCTATTGTAGGGGATAATGCCTTTGCTCATGAATCAGGCATACATCAGCATGGAGTAATACAAGATCCATCTACATACGAAATAATGAATCCAACAACCATTGGGCTACCTCAGAGTAGAATTGTATTAGGTAAGCACTCTGGAAGACATGCCTTTGAAAAGAGATTAGAAGAACTTGGATATAAATTGACAAAGGAAGAGATAGATGAGGCGTTCAAAAGATTTAAAGAGCTTGCAGATAAAAAGAAAGAGATAACCGATAAAGATATAGAGGCAATTATAACAAATGGATTTGTTAAAGAGTCAGATAAATTAATATTAAAACACTTACAGGTTGTAAGTGGTGTAGGGATAGTGCCTACAGCTACAGTAATATTAGAAAAAAATAATGAAGAGGTACACAGTGTGGAAACAGGGAATGGTCCTGTAGACGCTGTATATAAAGCTATAGCAAAGGCGGTAAATATTGAACATAGTCTTGTTGATTTTACTTTGCACTCTATAACATCAGGAACTGATGCGTTAGGAGAAGCAATTGTAAAAATATCCGACAAAAAAGGAACCCTTTATACTGGGAGAGCAACAAGTACAGATGTTATAGAAGCAAGTGCAAAAGCTTATGTTAAAGCATTAAACAATTTACTTACTGCAGAGGAAGGGAGTGAAAATTAG
- a CDS encoding magnesium chelatase, translating to MLSKVFSGVLVGLNCFKVEVEVDLASGVPSFNIVGLAEQAIQEAKERVRSAIKNSNLEFPLKRITVNLAPADLRKDSSLLDLPIAIGILSAEMNINYNFEEVAFLGELALDGRIRKGKGLLPLVYGLKNKGFKKVFIPKENAPECSLIEGLEILPVENLTQVLNFLSGEAFLQPLEFNMPSYKPIFDNDISLVKGQEVAKRVLEISAAGGHNLLLVGPPGTGKTLLAKSLPSILPPLTYDEAFEVTQIYSIAGLLEDEFLIQKRPFRSPHHTISYAGLIGGGSTPQVGEVSLAHRGVLFLDELPEFRRDVLEALRQPLEEGKVIISRSKYTVSYPAQFILVSAMNPCKCGYLWDNEKDCTCSPYEIKSYWHKVSGPLLDRFDLRIYVRRVEKEKIFQDVSGETSDKVRARVEMARKIQEERYKKEKIYTNSQLNPKLIKKYCPLTPDVKNYLENIVEKMKISLRGLDRIIKVSRTIADLEGSEQIKLEHIAEAVSYRGFEEFVI from the coding sequence ATGCTTTCTAAGGTATTTTCAGGAGTTCTTGTGGGATTAAATTGTTTCAAGGTAGAAGTAGAGGTTGATTTGGCATCTGGGGTTCCAAGCTTTAATATTGTAGGTCTTGCAGAACAAGCAATACAAGAAGCTAAAGAAAGGGTTAGATCCGCTATAAAAAATAGTAATCTTGAATTTCCATTAAAAAGAATAACAGTTAATCTTGCTCCTGCAGATCTTAGAAAAGATAGTTCACTTTTAGATCTTCCCATTGCAATTGGCATATTATCTGCGGAGATGAATATAAACTATAATTTTGAAGAAGTGGCTTTTTTAGGAGAGCTTGCATTAGACGGAAGAATTAGGAAAGGTAAAGGACTTTTACCTTTGGTATATGGATTGAAAAATAAAGGTTTTAAGAAAGTATTTATTCCAAAGGAGAATGCTCCTGAATGTAGCTTAATAGAAGGATTAGAGATTCTTCCTGTTGAAAATCTAACTCAGGTACTAAACTTTTTAAGTGGAGAAGCTTTTTTACAGCCATTGGAATTTAATATGCCAAGCTATAAGCCCATTTTTGATAATGATATTTCTTTGGTAAAGGGGCAAGAAGTGGCAAAAAGAGTTTTAGAAATTTCTGCTGCTGGTGGACATAATTTGCTCCTTGTTGGTCCTCCTGGTACTGGAAAAACGTTGCTCGCAAAATCCCTTCCCTCTATTCTTCCTCCATTAACCTATGATGAGGCTTTTGAAGTAACTCAAATTTACAGTATAGCAGGTCTTTTAGAGGATGAATTTCTTATACAGAAGAGACCTTTTAGAAGTCCCCACCATACGATTTCCTATGCAGGTCTAATAGGTGGGGGTTCAACCCCGCAGGTAGGTGAGGTAAGTTTAGCTCACCGAGGAGTACTTTTCTTAGATGAACTTCCTGAATTTAGAAGAGATGTCTTAGAGGCATTAAGACAACCCTTAGAAGAAGGAAAGGTTATAATTTCACGTTCTAAATATACAGTATCTTATCCGGCTCAGTTTATATTAGTCTCCGCTATGAACCCCTGTAAGTGTGGGTATTTATGGGATAATGAAAAGGATTGTACTTGTTCCCCTTATGAGATAAAAAGTTATTGGCATAAGGTATCTGGTCCTCTTCTTGATAGATTTGACTTGAGAATATATGTAAGAAGAGTAGAAAAAGAAAAAATTTTCCAAGATGTAAGTGGAGAAACTTCAGATAAAGTTAGGGCAAGGGTTGAAATGGCTCGAAAAATTCAAGAAGAGAGATATAAAAAGGAAAAGATATATACAAACTCTCAGCTAAACCCAAAACTTATAAAAAAATATTGTCCTCTAACCCCTGATGTCAAAAATTACCTTGAAAATATAGTTGAAAAAATGAAAATCTCATTAAGAGGGCTGGATAGGATAATTAAAGTATCAAGAACAATTGCGGATTTGGAAGGAAGTGAACAAATAAAATTGGAGCATATTGCAGAGGCAGTATCCTATAGAGGTTTTGAGGAGTTTGTTATTTAG
- a CDS encoding YraN family protein, whose amino-acid sequence MNKKELGKIGEDFAENYFKNKGFLISARNFRTPFGEIDLIAEKKNIIIFVEVKTRRTMDFGAPIEAVDNKKQEKIRFIANYYLSKFGKKNLLVRFDVFSIILDENNKIMKWEHIENAF is encoded by the coding sequence GTGAATAAAAAAGAGTTGGGAAAAATAGGAGAGGATTTTGCTGAGAATTATTTTAAGAATAAAGGCTTCTTAATTAGTGCAAGAAACTTCAGAACACCCTTTGGAGAGATAGATCTAATAGCGGAAAAAAAGAATATAATCATTTTTGTTGAGGTAAAAACACGAAGGACTATGGATTTTGGAGCCCCAATTGAGGCAGTTGACAATAAAAAACAGGAGAAGATTAGATTTATTGCAAACTATTATTTATCTAAATTTGGAAAAAAGAACTTATTAGTAAGGTTTGATGTTTTCTCTATTATTTTGGATGAGAATAATAAAATTATGAAATGGGAGCATATAGAAAATGCTTTCTAA
- the leuB gene encoding 3-isopropylmalate dehydrogenase, whose translation MSYRIAVLPGDGIGPEVVRQSVKVLKTIEKVFGHKFEIEYGLVGGSAIDEKGVPLPEETFRLCEESDAILLGAVGGPKWDNLPSHLRPEQALLGLRGGLKLYANIRPIKTYKTLIFSSPLKPELLESVDFVIVRELTGGLYFGKPKERYEKDGKIYAVDTMLYSEDEIRRIAKIAFEIAKNRNKKVTSVDKANILETSRLWREIVENVAKDYPDVKLEHMYVDNCSMQIVKYPKQFDVILTENTFGDILSDEASVITGSIGMLPSASLGEDSKGLYEPIHGTAPDIAGKNIANPLGTILSTAFLLRYSLHLEEPAKKIEEAVEKILEKGYFTMDLYQGNPYAKKLVSTEEIGDLVVEYIERGDLSE comes from the coding sequence ATGAGTTATAGGATTGCAGTTCTTCCTGGAGATGGAATTGGTCCTGAGGTTGTTAGGCAAAGTGTAAAAGTGTTAAAAACCATAGAAAAAGTTTTTGGTCATAAATTTGAAATTGAGTATGGGTTAGTTGGGGGCTCCGCCATTGATGAGAAAGGAGTTCCACTCCCTGAGGAAACATTTAGGTTGTGTGAAGAGAGTGATGCCATTTTATTGGGTGCAGTAGGAGGTCCAAAGTGGGATAATCTACCTTCCCATCTAAGACCTGAGCAGGCTCTTTTAGGACTTCGAGGGGGTTTAAAGTTATACGCTAATATAAGACCTATAAAAACTTATAAGACTTTAATCTTTAGCTCACCTTTAAAGCCTGAATTATTAGAAAGTGTAGATTTTGTTATTGTAAGAGAATTGACAGGAGGACTTTATTTTGGAAAACCAAAGGAAAGATATGAGAAGGATGGAAAAATTTATGCAGTTGATACTATGCTTTATTCAGAGGATGAAATAAGAAGGATTGCTAAGATTGCTTTTGAAATAGCAAAGAATAGAAATAAAAAGGTAACATCAGTAGATAAAGCAAATATTTTAGAAACATCAAGACTTTGGAGAGAGATTGTAGAGAATGTGGCTAAAGATTATCCTGATGTAAAATTGGAGCATATGTATGTAGATAACTGCTCTATGCAGATTGTTAAGTATCCAAAGCAATTTGATGTTATTCTTACAGAGAACACCTTTGGTGATATTTTAAGTGATGAAGCGTCAGTTATAACAGGCTCTATTGGTATGCTTCCGTCTGCAAGCCTTGGAGAGGATTCAAAAGGTCTTTATGAGCCTATTCATGGCACGGCACCTGATATTGCAGGTAAAAATATTGCTAATCCATTAGGGACCATTCTTTCTACCGCCTTCCTTCTGAGGTATTCACTACATTTGGAAGAGCCTGCAAAGAAAATTGAGGAGGCAGTTGAAAAAATTTTAGAAAAAGGTTATTTCACTATGGACCTATACCAAGGCAATCCCTATGCAAAAAAGCTGGTTTCCACTGAAGAGATAGGGGATTTAGTAGTTGAATATATTGAGAGAGGTGATTTAAGTGAGTAA
- the leuD gene encoding 3-isopropylmalate dehydratase small subunit, whose amino-acid sequence MMIFEGKAIKYGDNIDTDVIIPARYLNTTDPKELAEHCMEDLDPHFKEKVKEKNILVVGENFGCGSSREHAPIAIKASGINCIIAKSFARIFYRNAINIGLPIIELPEAVDKIKEGDVLKIDFTEGVVENLTTGEKFKTKPFPPLIQEIINKGGLINFAIEKARGEGL is encoded by the coding sequence ATAATGATTTTTGAAGGAAAAGCCATAAAGTATGGAGATAATATTGATACGGATGTAATAATTCCTGCAAGATACTTAAATACAACTGATCCAAAGGAGCTTGCAGAACACTGCATGGAGGATTTAGACCCTCATTTTAAGGAGAAAGTAAAAGAAAAAAATATATTGGTAGTGGGAGAGAATTTTGGGTGTGGATCTTCAAGAGAACATGCTCCAATCGCAATAAAGGCAAGTGGGATTAATTGTATAATAGCTAAATCTTTTGCAAGAATTTTTTATAGAAATGCTATTAATATTGGACTACCGATAATAGAGCTTCCTGAGGCTGTAGATAAGATAAAGGAAGGAGATGTATTAAAGATTGATTTCACAGAAGGAGTTGTAGAAAACCTGACCACAGGTGAAAAGTTTAAAACTAAGCCATTTCCACCATTAATACAGGAGATAATAAATAAAGGTGGTTTAATTAATTTTGCTATAGAAAAAGCAAGAGGTGAAGGTTTATGA
- the leuC gene encoding 3-isopropylmalate dehydratase large subunit — protein MGYTITEKILLKHSNNKEIAPNDLIFVKLDFILANDITAPLAIKEFKKIGVKRVFDTERIALVPDHSTPNKDIKSAQQSKEMREFAREQGIKYYYEVGRVGIEHALLPEEGLTLPGDCIIGADSHTCTYGALGAFSTGVGSTDLAYAMAFGEIWLKVPESLKFVYYGKLPKWVGGKDLILYTIGKIGVDGARYMAMEFTGEVIKNLPMSDRLTMCNMAIEAGAKNGIIEPDEITLEYIKPRAKRGYELFYSDKDANYKEVYEWDVSNLEPMVAFPHLPSNVYPVSEAVNKNITLDQVYIGSCTNGRLEDLRIAAKILKGHKVNPNLRLIITPATPNIYMQALKEGLIEIFLSAGATITPPSCGPCLGGHLGVLAEGERALSTTNRNFVGRMGHPKSEVYLANPAVAAASAILGRIAAPWEVEVKE, from the coding sequence GTGGGTTATACTATCACAGAAAAAATTCTTTTAAAACATAGTAATAATAAAGAAATTGCACCAAATGATTTGATATTTGTGAAATTAGACTTCATCTTAGCAAATGATATAACTGCTCCTCTTGCAATTAAAGAATTTAAAAAGATAGGAGTTAAAAGGGTCTTTGATACTGAGAGAATTGCATTAGTCCCAGATCACTCTACTCCAAATAAAGATATAAAGTCCGCCCAACAATCAAAAGAGATGAGAGAATTTGCAAGAGAGCAGGGCATAAAATACTATTATGAAGTTGGAAGAGTTGGAATAGAGCATGCATTACTTCCAGAAGAGGGGTTAACTCTTCCAGGAGATTGCATAATTGGGGCGGATTCTCATACATGCACCTATGGAGCTTTAGGAGCTTTTTCTACAGGTGTAGGTAGTACAGACTTAGCATATGCCATGGCTTTTGGAGAAATATGGTTAAAAGTTCCTGAATCTCTTAAATTTGTATACTATGGAAAATTGCCGAAGTGGGTTGGAGGGAAAGATCTAATTCTTTACACTATTGGAAAGATTGGGGTTGATGGTGCAAGATATATGGCAATGGAATTTACAGGAGAAGTTATAAAAAATCTTCCTATGTCTGATAGACTCACTATGTGTAATATGGCGATTGAAGCGGGAGCAAAAAATGGAATCATTGAGCCCGATGAGATTACATTAGAATATATTAAGCCAAGGGCTAAAAGAGGTTACGAGCTTTTTTATAGTGATAAAGATGCAAATTATAAAGAAGTTTATGAGTGGGATGTTTCTAATTTGGAGCCAATGGTAGCTTTTCCTCATCTACCCAGTAATGTTTATCCAGTTTCAGAAGCAGTAAATAAAAATATCACTTTAGATCAAGTTTATATTGGTTCATGTACAAATGGGAGATTAGAAGATTTAAGAATAGCTGCAAAAATATTGAAGGGACATAAAGTGAATCCAAATTTAAGACTCATAATAACTCCTGCAACCCCAAACATTTATATGCAAGCTTTGAAAGAAGGCTTAATAGAGATATTCTTATCTGCAGGAGCCACTATTACTCCTCCCAGTTGTGGACCATGTCTTGGTGGACACTTAGGTGTACTTGCAGAAGGTGAAAGGGCTTTAAGTACTACAAATAGAAATTTTGTTGGAAGAATGGGGCATCCAAAAAGTGAAGTTTATTTAGCAAATCCAGCGGTTGCTGCAGCATCTGCCATCTTAGGAAGGATTGCAGCTCCCTGGGAAGTGGAGGTGAAAGAATAA